A window from Bdellovibrionales bacterium encodes these proteins:
- a CDS encoding sigma-54-dependent Fis family transcriptional regulator — protein MKTSLKANYSVIKREPSQEPFRIGDNRVIHVKVRVIAATNQNLEKMVSTGQFREDLYHRLNVVRIATTLLRGRMEDIPDLAQLFVLQIGGPNFKISDRAQYALKNYDWPGNIRELRNAIERSVISARQRKSFEIGFDDITIHQMMKGPAYELRKIEASLPAKVSDLTPQNYRDFVEAAERAYFQSALAAVGGNAEDLAHRIDLGRSTTFKKIRNLGCKEKSLSRRN, from the coding sequence AAAGCGAACTATTCGGTCATAAAAAGGGAGCCTTCACAGGAGCCATTCAGGATCGGTGACAACCGAGTCATTCACGTAAAGGTTCGTGTGATTGCGGCAACCAACCAAAATCTTGAGAAAATGGTCTCAACAGGACAATTTCGTGAGGATCTTTACCACCGACTCAATGTTGTGAGAATAGCTACAACCTTACTAAGGGGACGGATGGAGGATATTCCAGATCTTGCTCAGCTTTTCGTTCTTCAGATTGGCGGACCCAACTTCAAAATAAGTGACCGGGCTCAATACGCACTCAAGAATTATGATTGGCCAGGAAACATTCGTGAACTCCGAAATGCCATTGAGAGATCTGTCATTTCTGCTCGTCAAAGGAAATCATTTGAGATTGGCTTTGACGATATCACCATTCACCAAATGATGAAGGGCCCCGCTTATGAGCTTCGTAAGATTGAAGCTTCACTTCCGGCTAAAGTGTCCGATCTCACTCCCCAGAATTATCGCGATTTTGTGGAGGCCGCCGAAAGGGCATATTTTCAGTCAGCACTGGCGGCGGTTGGAGGCAATGCCGAAGACCTCGCACATCGTATTGATCTTGGCCGTAGTACCACCTTTAAAAAGATTAGGAATTTGGGATGCAAAGAAAAATCACTTTCTCGAAGAAACTGA